The Gammaproteobacteria bacterium genomic interval GAGCGCTGGCTCGCGAGGTACGGCGAAGCCTGGGAAACTCGCGATGCGGACGCCGCCGCTCGGCTGTTCGCCCGCGATGCCCTGTATTTCGAGACCCCGTTTGCCGATCCATTTCGGGGCCCGGAGGGCGTGCGCAGCTACTGGTCCTCGGTTACGAAGGACCAACGCGAGATCCGCTTCGAAAGCAAGGTCGTCGGCGTCCTCGGGCGCACCGGAGTGGCCCGATGGTCCGCGAAGTTCAAGCTCGCGTCGACCGGAGCGGCCGCCGAGCTGAACGGCATTTTCCTGCTCGAGTTCGACGACGCCGGGCGCTGCACGAGCCTGCGCGAATGGTGGCACGCCCGGTAAAGGTGGCGTCCCGCGGGACACGGTATGGACGCTGACGGTGATATGGAAGTCAAGCCCTTACATGATCTTTTCGCGGCAGAGCTGATCGGAGCGGATCTGCGGCAGCCGCCGACGTCGGAGCTGAAGGCGCTCGTCGAGCAGGCGATGGCGCAGTACGCGGTCCTCGCGATCCGCGATCAGCACAT includes:
- a CDS encoding nuclear transport factor 2 family protein, giving the protein MNDDDLERWLARYGEAWETRDADAAARLFARDALYFETPFADPFRGPEGVRSYWSSVTKDQREIRFESKVVGVLGRTGVARWSAKFKLASTGAAAELNGIFLLEFDDAGRCTSLREWWHAR